The region AGTCGATCTTGTACCTATGTATATTCTCAAGAAGCGGCACAGATGCAAAGGCCTGGTACTTAGGAATGAGATCCTCAAGAACACTATCAGGGAAACAGCCCTGCGAACCGCAGAGGTCCCTCCAATAGGTACCGATAAAGATCATGCTGCCCAGCTCCTTGCGATTCGCCAGCTCGTACACGTAGGCGCGAATGGATTCCGCAGTTACTCCGCGAAGAGCGAGCATGGTGAAGTAGCCATGCAGAATGCGTTCACGAGGGACTTCAAAAGTAGCATCCGTACCCCCGGCCGTGTACACGTACTGGCCAGTGTAGGCCCCCAGGCGCGTACAAAGATAGTAGTCGGCCATTATCACCGACCGCGGTGCGGCCTGCTCGCGGAGATAAGTTACGATCGGAGCCACAGACTGGAGCCGGATAGCCTGTATCTCATGTGCAGTATAAGAGATGGTTTGTACGCCGAAAGAAAACCAAGCAAGCACGGTCACAGCGGAGACGACGAGAGCGCTCCGCAACAGGCGCGGGAATAGAGCCAAGATTTCTCCTCCAAGGAGGGACATAGAGAGCAGGAACATTGGAATATTCGTGAAAAAATGAAAGTGCTCCAGAAATATAATCCTGCCAGTGATGATCTGCTGATTAGAGACAACGAACCCGGTAACAAGAAGAAGGTAGACGAAGCGGTATTTCTCTGAGAAATACCGTGCCCACTCCGCACCGAAACGCGCACCCGCAAACTTCCCCCAGAGAAAGGTGAGTAGATAAAGAAAAAGCGGCACCAGTATCATCTTCTCCAGAACGATCTCGTGCGTGAGGATGGCGGTCGTGAGCGCACTCTGCGTATCGCCAAGGAACACACGTACATTAAGGAGAACGAAGGGCAGCATTACTGCCAACGCTGCGAGGCCCGCGATGAAGGAGTACCTGAGTAGCCCCCGCTCGTGCACAAAAAAGGCGTAGAGGAACAAAAGCCCGAGCACTGTCGCGGCGAAAGCCCAGAAGTAGAGATAGATATAGATGAGTACACCCGCCGCGAGTCCCGCAAGGAGCGCATTTCGAAGCGTCGGACGCTGAAACAAAGAAAAGAGTGTCCACAGTGATCCAAAGAAGAATAGCGCACTTACCTGAGGATTCACCGGACGAGAATGAGTAAGAAATTCACGATAAGGACCTTCGAACAAGAACGTACGGAACATCTCGGAGAAACCCGCAAACCGTACGAACTCGTTCCCAAGAAGGACTGCCGCTGCCGCAAGAAGTGCGGTGATTGGACTCCTAGAGAGACTGAGCGCGAAAAAATATAAAAGAAGTGTAAGCCCAGCAGGAAAGAGGAATTGCATGCCGATATGGAGAGTATCGAGCGGAAGACCAAGGATCTTACCTGTCTTCCCCAAGAAGAATTCGATGCCGAAGAACTGAAAAGAATTCCTGGAGTTCTGGTATTCATATTGAAATGGATCAGCAACCGGAGCCTGAGCATCATAACTCTTACCGATAAAGGTCAGATAAAAATCAGCGTCTCCAGCCTCTATCATGGGAATACCTTGGTATTCCGGCGAGAACTTCTGATATAGGAAAGGAGCAGCATGAATGCTCCCGACGAGGAAAGCGAGCAGAATAGCCAGGATGTGTTTCTTCATATCTTCGTGTGGAAGCGCATCTTCCAAGGAGCTTTTAGGCCCTCGAGAATGACACCTTTCGACATCTTCGACTTGCCTGCGTGCCTGTCCTCAAGAAGCACGGGCACCTCTATGATGCGTGCGCCCTTTTTCCAAAGCCTATACTTGAGTTCCATCATAAAGCCGTGTCCCCTGGTGCGGATGCGTTCCAAGTGCGCTTCGCGCATGAAGCTCTTGCGCATGAGGATGAAGCCCGCAGTCGTGTCATTTACTGGCATCTCGGTGATTACACGACAGTAGAAATTGGCCCAACGAGAGAGGAGCCTGCGCCAAAATACCCAGCCGACGGTGCCGCCGCCCGACACATAGCGAGAGCCGATGATCATGTCTGCCTCCTGCCTGAGCGCCATCATGCCCGGCAGGTATTTGGGGTCATGCGAGAAGTCCGCATCCAACATCTGGATCCACTCCACAGAGGGATCCTTCATGACCTCCTCGAAGGCATTGAGATAAGCTTTGCCGAGTCCTTCTTTCCCTTGGCGACTCAAAAGCTCGAGATGAGCATCCGTAGACATCATCGAGCGCACGATATTCCCCGTGCCGTCCGGAGAGTTGTCATCTACTACCAGGATGTCTACTTCGGGGAGAAATTCGCGCACGTGTGGGATTATCTTGACGATGTTTTCCGCCTCGTTATAGGTCGGGATGACGATGACGGTCTTCTCCATGTAATTCTTGGTAAAGTAGCGCATTTTCTCTTGCTGCGCAATGACAGAAGTGATACCATCCCTTCATTATGAAGCGCACAACCTGCCGCATTTCCGGCGAACCCTTGGTGGAGCTTTTTTCGTTAGGAGATCTCTATATCTCCGATTTCCTGCCGAAGGAAGTGGCGCCTCGCAGCGAGAAGGTGCCTCTCACGATGATGCTTGCCCCTGAATCCGGACTAGTACAGCTCGCAGATACTGCGCCCTTCGACAGCATGTACGAGCAATACTGGTATCGCTCGGGCACCAACGAGTCCATGGTGGCAGAGCTCAAGGATATCGCCCTCTCTACGGCCAAGCTGATGAGCCTCAAGCCTGGCGATGTGTTCGTAGATATCGCCTGCAATGACGGCACCCTCCTCTCCTTCATTGATCCGGGAGTGACCCGCATCGGCTTCGACCCGGCCAAGAATACGTATCGCGAGGCGGACCAGAGCCGCTTCAACCTCTTCGTCAACGACTACTTCACGGCCAAAGCCTATCGCGAGTCCTCCTTCGGTGATAAAAAAGCGAAAGTGGTCACCACCATCGCCATGTTCTACGATCTGGAAGACCCACACTCCTTTGTGAAGGATGTAAAAGATATCATGGACGACAACGGCCTCTGGGTGGTACAGATGAGCTATCTGCCGCTCATGCTCAAACAGCTCGCTTTCGACAACATCTGCCACGAGCACATAGAATACTATTCACTCGAATCCTTCAAATACCTCCTCGATAAGCATGGGATGAAGATAGTGGATTGCCAACTCAACGATGTGAACGGAGGCAGCTTCCGAGTATACATCCGCAAGAACGAGGCCGACCCGACCACCTTTGCCAACGCACCATACCGAGATGTCGCCGAGGCCCGCGTAGAATCCATCTTCGCCTACGAGAAAGGCCTCAACCTGAAAGACCCACAGACCTACATAGATTTCTACAAAAAGTGCTGCGAGCTACGCGACCAGACCCTCGCCTTCATGCACACAGAGAAAGCCAAAGGAAAGACTATTTGGGCTTACGGAGCTTCTACCAAAGGCAATACGCTCCTGCAGTGGTGGGGTATCGATAACACTCTCATCGACGGCATCGCTGAGCGCCAACCCATGAAATATGGACTGAAAACGGTAGGCACAAACATCTCCATCGCCTCAGATGAGGACATGCGCGCGGCCAAGCCCGATTATCTCTTTGTGCTCCCTTGGCACTTCATCGAATCCTTTGTGCGTCGCGAAAAAGAATTCCTGGAGCGTGGCGGCAAGTTCATAGTCCCCTGTCCTCGCTTCGAAGTAATTGGCAAGTAAGAAACTTATAAAAGAAAAACCACCCTGGTTGGGTGGTTTTTCTTTTATCTCTCCAAAAGCGGTTTCCTCATCTCTAGAAAGATGATGCCGAGGGGAAGAGGCTGGAGGAAATAGGTACGCGCAGTAGGCGTCACTTCTTTACCCACAACGAGGAGCTCCTTGGCGTCAAAAAATCTCTGTTCCGTCCACGGCCACACCCAACGTAGCATCTTGGGACGAGCCAGAGTGTACCAGACATTATGGTAAGAATATTTATACGGCACAGAGAGGAGGGCTGTTCCTCCTGGCTTCAGAACACGGTAGTGCTCGCGAGCAACAGTGATTGGATCCTCGAAGTGTTCCAGGAGTCCCTGGCTCCACACGAAGTCGAAACGCTCCTCCGTCGCGAGCTTCGTACAATCATCGATTATGAAAGATGTGTTTGTGAGACCCCGCTTCTCTGCGAAAGCTGCCGCTTGGCGCACTGCAGATTCAGAGATATCTACCCCAACGAGCCGCTTTATCTCCGGCGCAAGCGAGAGCGAGAGAGAGGCGCGCCCACAACCGAGCTCCATCATGACAGAGTCGCGTGTGAGGTAATGGCGCACTATGCGACGAAAGAAGAAATTATAGACGGTACGACCCCAATCAATGACGGTGTCCACCCAATTACTCCGCTCCCAGATCTCCTGCCATTCCCCCGCCTGCTCGGTGGTCTTTTGCATCAAGAGATTATAACAGCCCCGCGTCTTTCATCTTCTTGAGACGTTCATAATCAGCCTTGACCATCATACTCACGAGCTGCTTAAAACTCACCTCAGGCTTCCAACCAAGCTTCTCGGCTGCCTTGCTGCTGTCTCCCAAGAGATAATCCACCTCGGTAGGACGGTAGTATTCTTTAGCGATCTTTACTACTACTTTCCCGTTCTTGGTCTTGCCCACTTCATTAAAACCCTTGCCGCTCCAGGTGATAGGCATATCAAGGACCTTTGCAGCCTCCTCTACAAACTCCCGTACCGTATGACTCTCGCCAGTCGAAATGACGTAATCATCTGGCGTTTTCTGCTGAAGCATCTTGTGCATAGCCTTCACATAGTCTCCGGCGTAGCCCCAATCCCGCTTCGCATCCATATTGCCGAGAGCAAGGGACTCCTGGATACCCAGCTTCACCTTCGCAAGAGAGATGGAGATTTTACGGGTCACGAAATGTTCACCACGCCGCGGAGATTCGTGATTAAAGAGTATTCCAGAGCAAATGAAGAGCCCACGCTTCTCTCGATAGCCTTTTACGAAATCCTCGTGCGCCAGTAATTTTGCGTCGCCATACGGACTGACTGGAGCAAAGACAGAATTCTCATTCTGAGGAGGATTGGTGCGACCGAACATCTCGCTCGTTGAAGCCTGGTATATCTTCACCCTGGGATTTACCTTTACCGCCTCGTGAATGAGCCGGCCCAAGCCATGGTAGTTGATATCCATGGTCTCATCCGGACACTTGAAAGAAATACCGACATCAGACTGGGCGGCAAGATTGTAGATCTCGTCAGGCTTGCTCTCTTCTAATGCGGCGCGCAAAGATGCTCCGTCACGGAGGTTGCCATACACGATATGGATACGACGTTCGGGACGTATTAGCTTCTCAATCCGCATCATCGGCTCAAGACTGGTACGGCGCATGAGTCCCCAGACTTCGTAGCCGAGATCTATGAGGTATTCCGCGAGATAGGAGCCATCTTGGCCAGTTAGACCGGTGATGAAAGCCCTCTTTTTCTTAGATTTTTCAGGGGATTTAGCAGGCATGATAAAATCTATATTAGCAAATTATCCTTATATCGCAA is a window of Candidatus Parcubacteria bacterium DNA encoding:
- a CDS encoding polyprenol monophosphomannose synthase, yielding MRYFTKNYMEKTVIVIPTYNEAENIVKIIPHVREFLPEVDILVVDDNSPDGTGNIVRSMMSTDAHLELLSRQGKEGLGKAYLNAFEEVMKDPSVEWIQMLDADFSHDPKYLPGMMALRQEADMIIGSRYVSGGGTVGWVFWRRLLSRWANFYCRVITEMPVNDTTAGFILMRKSFMREAHLERIRTRGHGFMMELKYRLWKKGARIIEVPVLLEDRHAGKSKMSKGVILEGLKAPWKMRFHTKI
- a CDS encoding methyltransferase domain-containing protein — protein: MKRTTCRISGEPLVELFSLGDLYISDFLPKEVAPRSEKVPLTMMLAPESGLVQLADTAPFDSMYEQYWYRSGTNESMVAELKDIALSTAKLMSLKPGDVFVDIACNDGTLLSFIDPGVTRIGFDPAKNTYREADQSRFNLFVNDYFTAKAYRESSFGDKKAKVVTTIAMFYDLEDPHSFVKDVKDIMDDNGLWVVQMSYLPLMLKQLAFDNICHEHIEYYSLESFKYLLDKHGMKIVDCQLNDVNGGSFRVYIRKNEADPTTFANAPYRDVAEARVESIFAYEKGLNLKDPQTYIDFYKKCCELRDQTLAFMHTEKAKGKTIWAYGASTKGNTLLQWWGIDNTLIDGIAERQPMKYGLKTVGTNISIASDEDMRAAKPDYLFVLPWHFIESFVRREKEFLERGGKFIVPCPRFEVIGK
- a CDS encoding class I SAM-dependent methyltransferase, whose amino-acid sequence is MQKTTEQAGEWQEIWERSNWVDTVIDWGRTVYNFFFRRIVRHYLTRDSVMMELGCGRASLSLSLAPEIKRLVGVDISESAVRQAAAFAEKRGLTNTSFIIDDCTKLATEERFDFVWSQGLLEHFEDPITVAREHYRVLKPGGTALLSVPYKYSYHNVWYTLARPKMLRWVWPWTEQRFFDAKELLVVGKEVTPTARTYFLQPLPLGIIFLEMRKPLLER
- the gmd gene encoding GDP-mannose 4,6-dehydratase produces the protein MPAKSPEKSKKKRAFITGLTGQDGSYLAEYLIDLGYEVWGLMRRTSLEPMMRIEKLIRPERRIHIVYGNLRDGASLRAALEESKPDEIYNLAAQSDVGISFKCPDETMDINYHGLGRLIHEAVKVNPRVKIYQASTSEMFGRTNPPQNENSVFAPVSPYGDAKLLAHEDFVKGYREKRGLFICSGILFNHESPRRGEHFVTRKISISLAKVKLGIQESLALGNMDAKRDWGYAGDYVKAMHKMLQQKTPDDYVISTGESHTVREFVEEAAKVLDMPITWSGKGFNEVGKTKNGKVVVKIAKEYYRPTEVDYLLGDSSKAAEKLGWKPEVSFKQLVSMMVKADYERLKKMKDAGLL